A window of Peromyscus eremicus chromosome 7, PerEre_H2_v1, whole genome shotgun sequence contains these coding sequences:
- the LOC131915704 gene encoding LOW QUALITY PROTEIN: uncharacterized protein LOC131915704 (The sequence of the model RefSeq protein was modified relative to this genomic sequence to represent the inferred CDS: deleted 1 base in 1 codon; substituted 1 base at 1 genomic stop codon) encodes MLLTLGGHPLPLIFASLQLDLTPGIYLKPNILLLAQPLNPLLETPPLEDPDVPPLPLTVYCPYMIFMFALKTAEVETPKPLVLPPDPNSPLIDLLTDEPPPYQAGPARRPAEAAAAALAAATQPLTDTKVSSTSRTPGEDKEDEMSSPIAGRLRGHREGPPTESQAFPLREGPNQQLQYWPFSASDLYNWKQHNPPFSRDPVALTNLIESILVTHRPTWDDCQQLLQTLLTVEEKQRVFLEARKQVPGDDGRPTQLPNVIDAAFPLTRPNWDFNTPEGREHLRLYRQLLLAGLRAAARRPTNLAQVRNVIQGKEETPAAFLERLKEAYRMYTPYDPEDPGQAPGVILSFIYQSSSDIRTKLQRLEGLQALGLPDLLKEAEKVFNKRETPEEHEERRWQKQEERDKKQHREMKKVLAAVVSQGLRREGDRSGERRRPPLDKDQCAYCKEKGHWARECPKKPQGPRRPKPKTVDLLSLEDXGGRGQEPPPEPRITLKIGGQPVTFLVDTGAEHSVLTHAGVPLSRHSALVQGATGNKRYYWTIERKVQLASGQVTHSFLHIPECPHPLLGRDLLTKLKAQIYFDEKGPRVTGPKGDPLQILALNLEEEYRLFESEPPEKSPEELQNWLREFPRAWAETGGLGLARDQPPLMISLKASATPVSIRQYPMSREAHEGIKPHIRRLLDQGVLKPCQSPWNTPLLPVRKPGTGDYRPVQDLREVNKRVEDIHPTVPNPYNLLSTLPPTHVWYTVLDLKDAFFCLRLHPQSQLLFAFEWRDPEQGLSGQLTWTRLPQGFKNSPTLFDEALHADLAGFRVEHPTLTLLQYMDDLLLAARSRAECLEGTRALLARLGQKGYRASAKKAQICRDKVTYLGYTLSGGQRWLTEARKETIISIPPPQNPRQVREFLGTAGYCRLWIPGFAELAAPLYPLTKPGAMFQWEEEHQKAFQQIKKALLEAPALGLPDLTKPFELFVDENSGFAKGVLVQRLGPWRRPVAYLSKKLDSVATGWPPCLRMVAAIAILLKDAGKLTLGQPLTVLASHAVEAVVRQPPDRWLSNARMTYYQALLLDSDRVKFGPIVSLNPATLLPLPSPSKEHDCLQILAEVHGTRPDLTAQPLKDPDVVWYTDGSSFLEEGERRAGAAVTTESEVIWASSLPPGTSAQHAELIALTQALRMAEGKKLTVYTDSRYAFATAHVHGEIYRRRGLLTSAGKEIKNKKEILDLLKALFLPLQLSIIHCPGHQKNDSAAARGNRLADLTARTVASQPVESSQLMAIQEPQSERDPMPYSPEDHELAKKMGVGWEQRRQAYILGDRVVMPTSHTRYMLRFLHALTHLSRNKIKALLDRENTRTVLLNQDRVLQQVTSTCPACAQVNAGHWEIDFTEIKPGLYGTEVAKLLGVNWKLHCAYRPQSSGQVERANRTIKETLTKLTLATGTRDWVLLLPLALYRARNTPGPHGLTPFEILYGAPPPVVKFLHPDISSFATSPTLEAHLQALQLVQKEIWKPLARAYREQLDKPVVPHPFQIGDSVWVRRHQTKNLEPRWKGPYTVLLTTPTALKVDGIAAWIHASHVKAAGETDPAGSRESTWTVYRIQNPLKIRLARGSSSSPSSCSLPTPRGLGRQRART; translated from the exons ATGCTCCTAACACTTGGTGGCCATCCCTTACCCCTGATTTTTGCGAGCTTGCAGCTGGACTTGACACCTGGGATATACCTGAAGCCGAACATACTCTTGTTGGCCCAGCCCCTAAACCCGCTTTTGGAAACCCCCCCACTCGAGGACCCGGATGTGCCACCCCTGCCGCTCACTGTTTACTGTCCTTATATGATTTTTATGTTTGCCCTAAAGACGGCAGAAGTC gagactCCTAAACCCCTTGTCCTCCCTccggaccctaactcccctctcatagatctcctgACAGATGAGCCCCCTCCCTATCAGGCTGGACCTGCCCGGCGACCCGcagaggcggcggcggccgcaTTGGCGGCCGCGACCCAGCCGTTAACAGATACTAAGGTCTCCTCGACCAGCAGGACCCCGGGGGAAGACAAAGAAGATGAGATGTCGTCCCCCATTGCCGGCCGCCTCCGCGGCCACCGGGAGGGACCCCCTACTGAGTCCCAAGCCTTCCCGCTCAGAGAAGGGCCGAACCAACAGCTCCAATACtggcctttctctgcttctgacCTTTACAACTGGAAACAACACAACCCCCCTTTTTCCAGGGACCCTGTTGCATTGACTAACCTAATTGAATCCATCCTGGTGACTCACAGGCCGACTTGGGACgattgtcagcagctcctgcagaccctcttaacagtagaggaaaagcagagagttttcctggaggcccggaagcaggttccAGGCGATGACGGGAGGCCAACTCAACTCCCGAATGTCATCGATGCGGCTTTTCCCTTGACTCGCCCTAACTGGGACTTCAAtacgcctgaaggtagggagcatctacgtctctatcgccagttgctcttagcgggtctccgagcggccgctagaaggcctaccaatttggctcaggtaaggaatgtgatacagggaaaggaagagacacccgctgcatttctagaaaggttGAAGGAGGCTTATAGGATGTACACTCCGTAtgatccagaagacccaggtcaaGCACCAGGTGTcatcctatcatttatctatcagtctagcTCAGATATCAGAACCAAATTGCAGCGGTTAGAGGGTTTACAGGCGCTAGGGTTGCCAGACCtattgaaggaagcagagaaagtattcaataagagagaaactcctgaggAGCATGAGGAAaggagatggcagaaacaagaggaaagggataagaAACAACATAGGGAGATGAAGAAGGTACTGGCCGCCGTTGTGTCTCAGGGACtgcggagagagggagataggtcgggagaacgaaggaggccacccctagataaagatcaatgtgcttactgcaaggagaagggacactgggcccgagaatgccccaagaagccacaaggaccccgccggcccaagcccaagaccgtggacctccttagtctggaggactaggggggtcgaggccaggag cccccccccgagcctaggataaccctcaagatcggggggcagcccgtgaccttcctggttgatactggtgccgaacattcagtcctaactcatgccggagtacctcttagccggcattctgcactggtgcaaggggcaactggaaacaagagatattattggactatcgagagaaaagtccaactggcttcagggcaagtaactcactcctttctgcacatacctgaatgcccccacccgctgttaggacgggacctactaaccaaattaaaagcgcaaatctattttgatgagaagGGACCGAGGGTCACGGGTCCTAAAGGAGACCCTCTACAAATCCTTGCcctcaatttagaggaagaataccgtttgtttgagtcagaacccccggagaaatcacctgaggagctacagaactggttgagagagtttcctcgcgcctgggcagagactgggggcctggggttggcacgcgatcagccaccgctgatgatctcattaaaggcctccgcgactcccgtttcaatcagacaatacccaatgtcacgggaagctcatgagggaatcaaaccccatatccggaggctcctggaccaaggggtgctgaagccctgtcagtccccatggaacacccctctcttgcctgttaggaaaccggggacaggggactacaggCCAGTCCAGGATTTGAGAGAGGTCAATAAGCGGGTGGAGGACATACACCCCACGGTGCCTAACCCCTATAACCTTCTGAGCACCCTCCCACCGACCCACGTCTGGTACACGGTACTAGAcctgaaagatgccttcttttgTTTGAGACTACACCCTCAAAGTCAACTACTGTTCGCCTTTGAATGGAGGGACCCAGAACAAGGGCTCTCGGGACAACTAACCTGGACCCGGCTCCCTCAGGGCTTCAAAAACAGCCCAACCCTCTTTGATGAGGCCCTACATGCAGATTTGGCCGGGTTCCGGGTCGAGCACCCAACCCTGACCCTGCTCCAGTACATGGATGACCTACTCCTGGCAGCCAGGAGTCGAGCCGAGTGCCTGGAGGGCACTCGGGCCTTACTGGCCAGACTTGGACAGAAGGGTTATAGAGCCTCGGCCAAGAAGGCTCAAATATGCCGAGACAAGGTTACCTACCTGGGCTACACCCTGAGCGGGGGGCAAAGGTGGCTAACAGAAGCAAGGAAGGAGACGATAATCTCCATCCCCCCTCCTCAGAACCCCCGCCAGGTTCGAGAGTTCCTGGGTACGGCTGGGTACTGCCGCCTTTGGATTCCTGGCTTTGCCGAACTGGCAGCCCCATTATACCCCCTCACTAAACCAGGGGCCATGTTCCAATGGGAAGAGGAGCATCAGAAAGCATTCCAACAGATCAAGAaggccttacttgaggccccggctctgggtctgccagatCTTACCAAACCCTTTGAACTGTTTGTAGATGAGAACTCAGGCTTTGCTAAAGGGGTGCTGGTGCAAAGACTGGGACCTTGGAGGAGACCTGTGGCGTACTTGTCCAAGAAGCTGGACTCGGTGGCTACAGGATGGCCTCCATGCctccgcatggtggcagccattgcCATATTACTCAAGGATGCTGGGAAACTAACTTTGGGACAGCCGTTGACTGTGCTGGCTTCCCATGCAGTGGAGGCCGTGGTCCGCCAACCTCCAGACAGATGGCTTTCCAATGCCAGAATGACTTACTACCAGGCCTTACTACTGGACTCAGACCGGGTGAAATTTGGACCGATAGTctcccttaaccctgccaccttgctACCGCTACCTAGCCCCTCCAAGGAACATGACTGCCTCCAGATTCTAGCCGAAGTACATGGCACCCGCCCTGACCTGACAGCTCAGCCGCTTAAGGACCCCGACGTtgtctggtacacagatgggagcagTTTTCTGGAAGAGGGGGAACGCAGAGCCGGGGCAGCTGTTACCACCGAATCAGAAGTGATATGGGCATCGTCGCTCCCGCCTGGGACATCGGCCCAACATGCAGAACTGATTGCGCTTACGCAAGCCCTCcggatggcagaaggtaagaagCTCACAGTTTATACTGACAGCAGATACGCCTTCGCCACTGCACATGTCCACGGGGAAATCTACAGACGGAGGGGTCTGCTGACATCTGCGGGTAAGGAGATCAAGAACAAAAAAGAGATCCTAGACCTCTTAAAGGCCCTGTTCCTTCCGCTCCAACTCAGTATTATCCACTGCCCAGGGCATCAGAAGAACGACTCCGCGGCGGCCAGAGGGAATCGATTGGCGGACCTGACTGCCCGAACAGTAGCTTCCCAGCCAGTAGAGAGCAGCCAGTTGATGGCTATCCAAGAACCACAGTCTGAGAGAGACCCCATGCCCTATAGCCcagaagaccatgagctagcaaagaaaatgggggtgggctgggaacaACGGAGGCAAGCCTATATATTAGGGGACCGGGTGGTCATGCCAACCTCCCATACCCGATATATGCTGAGATTCCTCCATGCGTTGACCCATTtgagcagaaacaaaataaaggccctattagacagagaaaacaccagGACAGTGCTACTGAACCAGGACCGGGTGCTTCAGCAGGTAACTtccacctgcccagcctgtgccCAGGTCAACGCAGGACATTGGGAAATagactttacagaaataaaacccgGACTCTACggtaccg aagtggccaaattattgggggttaattggaaactccattgcgcataccgcccccagagttcaggacaggtagagcgagctaataggacaattaaggagactttaaccaaattaacgcttgcaactggcactagagattgggtgctcctacttcccttggctctttaccgagcccggaatactcctgggccgcacggcctaaccccttttgaaattctatatggggccccacctccagtcgtgaaatttctccatcctgatatctcatcttttgccaccagccccactttagaggcacatctacaggccctccagctggtgcagaaggagatctggaaacccttggctagagcctaccgagagcagctggacaagccggtggtcccccaccctttccagattggggactccgtttgggtccggcgccaccagactaagaatctagagccacggtggaaggggccctacactgtcttgctgaccacccccactgcactcaaggtcgacgggattgctgcatggatccatgcctctcatgtgaaggctgccggggagaccgacccagcaggatCCAGAGAATCAACATGGACAGTGTACCGCATACAGAACCCCCTAAAAATAAGGTTGGCCCgcggctcctcttcctccccctcttcttgctctctgCCTACCCCCAGGGGACTAGGGCGGCAGAGAGCCCGCACCTAG
- the LOC131915706 gene encoding uncharacterized protein LOC131915706 has translation MGQTVTTPLSLMLDHWSDVKARANNEGVVVKKNKWITLCEAEWVMMDVGWPREGTFNLSLISQVEGKVFAPSPHGHPDQVPYIAIWRLLATEPPPPRVRPFLSPPAPQACPPMAPPPPLAPPASSLYPVLPQKDPPKTPVLPPDPNTPLIDLLTEDPPPYPGNRGPEGPAAPEHPLQREREDEAPAPSPIAPAPSPIAGRLRGRRDEPAKESRAFPLREGPNHQLQYWPFSAFDLYNRKQHNPPFSKDPVALTNLIESILVTHQPMWDDCQQLLQTLLTVEEKQRVFLEARKQVPGDDGRPTQLPNIIDAAFPLTRPNWDFMNPEGREHLHLYRLLLLAGLRGAARRPTNLAQVRNVIQGKDETPAAFLERLKEAYRMYTPYDPEDPGQAPGVILSFIYQSSPDIRAKLQRLEGLHSFSLSDLLREAEKMFNKRETPEEREERMWQKQEERDKKRHREISKVLAAVISQGQGREGVRMGDQRRIPLDKDQCAYCKERGHWARDCPRKPQGSRRTKPRATDLLNLED, from the exons ATGGGACAGACTGTCACCACCCCCTTGAGCCTCATGCTTGACCACTGGTCAGACGTGAAGGCACGAGCTAACAACGAAGGAGTTGTAGTCAAAAAGAATAAATGGATCACCCTTtgcgaggccgaatgggtcatgatggaTGTAGGATGGCCTCGCGAGGGAACCTTTAACCTCAGtcttatttcacaggtggagGGAAAAGTTTTCGCTCCGAGTCCCCATGGTCACCCGgaccaggtcccatacatcgccatATGGAGACTCCTGGCGaccgaacccccccccccccgggttaGGCCATTCCTCTCCCCTCCAGCGCCCCAGGCCTGCCCCCCGATGGCACCGCCGCCCCCTCTcgcccctcctgcctcctccctttaCCCTGTTCTCCCACAAAAGGATCCCCCTAAGacccctgtccttcccccggaCCCCAATACACCTCTTATTGACCTCCTGACAGAGGACCCACCGCCATACCCGGGGAATCGGGGGCCAGAGGGACCGGCGGCCCCCGAACATCCTCTACAGAGAGAGCGGGAGGATGAGGCTCCGGCTCCCTCCCCAATT GCTCCGGCTCCCTCCCCAATTGCCGGTCGCCTCCGAGGAAGGCGCGACGAACCAGCCAAAGAATCCAGGGCCTTCCCTCTCCGGGAGGGCCCCAATCACCAGCTCCAATACTGGCCATTTTCGGCCTTTGATCTTTACAACCGGAAGCAACATAATCCTCCTTTCTCTAAGGACCCTGTTGCCTTGACTAACCTGATTGAGTCCATTTTAGTGACCCACCAGCCTATGTGGGACGACTGTCAGCAGTTATTGCAGACCCTCCTGACAGTGGAGGAGAAGCAGCGAGTCTTCTTGGAGGCTCGGAAGCAGGTTCCTGGAGACGATGGAAGACCCACCCAATTGCCTAATATCATTGATGCAGCCTTTCCCCTCACCCGCCCGAACTGGGACTTCATGAACCCAGAAGGTAGGGAGCACCTACATCTCTATCGCCtgttgctcttagcgggtctccggGGGGCTGCTAGACGccctaccaatttggctcaggttAGAAATGTGATCCAGGGAAAGGATGAGACGCCGGCAGCATTCTTGGAAAGACTCAAAGAGGCCTATAGGATGTATACCCCATACGATCCAGAAGACCCAGGACAGGCGCCGGGCGTCATCTTGTCTTTCATCTATCAGTCAAGTCCAGATATAAGGGCCAAATTACAGAGACTAGAGGGATTGCATTCGTTCAGTTTGTCAGATTTattgagagaggcagagaaaatgtttaataagagagaaactcccgAAGAGCGGGAGGAGAGGAtgtggcagaaacaggaagaaagggataAGAAACGTCACAGAGAAATAAGTAAAGTCCTGGCTGCTGTAATATCTCAGGGACAGGGTAGAGAGGGAGTTAGGATGGGAGATCAAAGAAGGATACCGCTTGACAAAGACCAGTGTGCTTACTGCAAAGAGAGAGGACATTGGGCTCGTGATTGCCCAAGGAAACCTCAAGGGTCTCGGAGAACTAAGCCAAGGGCCACGGACCTCCTCAATCTGGAGGATTAG
- the LOC131915705 gene encoding uncharacterized protein LOC131915705, producing MVAAIAVLLKDAGKLTLGQPLTVLSSHAVEALVRQPPDKWLSNSRMTHYQALLLDTDRVMFGPVVSLNPTTLMPLPDPSEEHNCLQILAEAHGTCSDLTDQPLSNPDFIWFTDGSSFLQEGERRAGAAVTTKSEVIWASPLPPGTSAQKAELVALTQALRMAEGKRLTVYTDSRYAFATAHVHGDTFSGWTEAFPTKKETANVVTKKLLDDIFPRYGMPQVLGSDNGPAFVSQVSQKVARLLGIDWKLHCAYRPQSSGQVERANRTIKETLTKLTLATGTRDWVLLLPLALYRARNTPGPHGLTPFEILYGAPPPIINFLHPDISSFATSPTLEAHLQALQLVQKTVWKPLADAYREQLNRPVMPHPFKIGDSVWVRRHQSKNLQPRWKGPYTVLLTTPTVLKVDGIAAWVHASHVKAAKEPDEAENAETSTWKVQRSPNPLKIRLIRGEGP from the coding sequence ATGGTAGCCGCCATTGCTGTCTTGCTCAAGGACGCAGGGAAACTGACTTTGGGACAGCCATTAACTGTGTTATCCTCCCATGCAGTAGAAGCTCTGGTCCGGCAGCCCCCAGATAAATGGCTCTCAAATTCCAGGATGACCCACTACCAGGCTCTATTGTTAGACACAGACCGAGTGATGTTCGGACCAGTTGTCTCCCTCAACCCCACAACCCTGATGCCCTTGCCAGACCCATCCGAGGAGCACAACTGCCTCCAGATTCTGGCGGAGGCCCATGGCACCTGCTCCGACCTAACAGATCAACCGCTGTCGAACCCAGATTTCATCTGGTTCACGGATGGGAGCAGCTTCCTCCAAGAAGGAGAACGGAGGGCCGGAGCAGCCGTCACCACCAAATCAGAGGTAATTTGGGCCTCGCCGCTGCCACCCGGTACATCGGCCCAAAAGGCAGAACTGGTTGCACTAACCCAGGCCCTCcggatggcagaaggtaagaGACTCACAGTCTATACCGACAGCAGATATGCCTTTGCCACCGCCCATGTTCATGgagacaccttttcaggatggacaGAGGCCTTCCCTACCAAGAAGGAGACCGCTAACGTGGTAACCAAGAAACTCCTGGATGACATCTTTCCCAGGTATGGAATGCCCCAGGTATTGGGGTCAGACAATGGGCCCGCCTTTGTCTCCCAGGTAAGTCAGAAGGTGGCCAGGCTATTGGGGATCGATTGGAAACTCCATTGTGCATACCGCCCCCAGAGCTCAGGACAGGTAGAACGCGCGAATAGAAccattaaggagactttaaccaaattaacgcttgcaactggcactagagattgggtgctcctactccCACTAGCcctttaccgagcccggaatactcctgggcccCACGGCCTCACCCCGTTTGAGATTCTGTATGGGGCTCCCCCACCAATTATAAATTTCCTTCACCCTGATATCTCCTCTTTTGCCACTAGCCCTACTCTGGAGGCGCACCTCCAAGCCCTCCAACTGGTACAGAAGACGGTGTGGAAACCCCTGGCCGATGCCTACCGGGAGCAACTGAACCGCCCGGTGATGCCTCACCCATTCAAGATTGGGGACTCTGTCTGGGTTCGACGCCATCAATCCAAGAACCTACAGCCGAGATGGAAAGGACCGTACACCGTCTTGTTAACAACTCCCACCGTACTCAAGGTTGACGGGATAGCGGCTTGGGTCCACGCATCGCATGTGAAGGCCGCCAAAGAACCCGACGAAGCGGAGAACGCCGAGACGTCTACATGGAAGGTTCAACGCTCTCCAAACCCACTAAAGATAAGACTTATCAGAGGGGAGGGACCCTAA